The Glycine soja cultivar W05 chromosome 8, ASM419377v2, whole genome shotgun sequence genome has a window encoding:
- the LOC114424012 gene encoding uncharacterized protein LOC114424012: MRLSAYESARIYKQKIKAYHDWKLQKKNFQPGQHALLFNSRLGIFPRKLKSKWSGPFVIKDVKPDGVVELIDLTSSEPERSWIVNGQCLKVYNGGHLKRLTNVIYVQDP, from the coding sequence ATGAGATTAAGCGCCTATGAATCAGCTAGGATCTACAAGCAGAAGATAAAGGCGTACCATGACTGGAAGCTACAAAAGAAGAACTTCCAGCCTGGTCAACATGCGCTACTATTCAATTCAAGACTTGGGATTTTCCCAAGGAAGCTCAAGTCAAAATGGTCAGGACCTTTTGTAATAAAAGATGTCAAGCCAGATGGAGTAGTGGAACTCATAGATCTAACTTCAAGTGAACCAGAGAGGAGTTGGATCGTGAATGGACAATGCTTGAAGGTCTATAATGGGGGCCATCTAAAAAGACTTACCAACGTCATCTATGTCCAAGACCCATGA